A stretch of the Plasmodium berghei ANKA genome assembly, chromosome: 10 genome encodes the following:
- a CDS encoding acid phosphatase, putative: MTPRKHGGSLDEDKLFENVSKDDCEIIKKFTLGVCAMESKVESAPMECILKRLAKSGDFNIIKFKEDVILNQDIDCWPIVDCLIAFYSYGFPLKKAIEYVKKYNPITLNNLEKQLILRSRLQVYEELKKWKVPHANYVVVDHDTVKRGEHIFEEYYDYIVYDNIRLNKPFIEKPINADNHNNWIYYPKNTGGGCKKLFRKIKDRSSEYCPDIHQVRTNGTYIYEEFLSTFGTDIKVYTVGQMFAHAEARKSPALDGKVCRTSEGKEVRYAVILSEAEKIIAYRIVEAFQQTVCGFDILRTANGPFVCDVNGWSFVKGNIKYYNDCAHILRAMFLAKLEEKYNIIPRDLADNWYSIENEEEVLRKTFRQPDDLHCSHHEELCSVIIVMRHGDRKPKQKMKFITNKTLFLEYFNNDDSLYNLIDNKVTHDGSTGISTTGSGIASNSLSSTIHLNNSSTPYNYDMLNKNGSNCANLNKTYLEKNISYNYIEKQEESIKKQNINLSISIDHTSTAIKSNSQNDEERKCNLQKSYTKKQIKFKSPEELQDLFLRNNIILNEIEKEYKHIKDEIINIHNNYNEHADQIRDDNDLAELEAKRTEYEVMIENHKTLYKILERGDGFTGINRKIQLKPIDFEVINDKIIVTKILLVAKWGGELTRMGRRQSENLGKRFRATLYPGDSDGLLRLHSTFRHDFKIFTSDEGRCQITSAAFTKGFLDLDGELTPILVAMVIRNSKAHSLLDDNSPSIERTNCKSYIDNILNENKDIDDELLKKLTCGKYSRGFRESLKKISNFYELMERIRKTIYEFLKSLNQEVQKWLNLFPYDQYALYVIDILHEIQVRWKSLTKMWYKKNINKYDTSKIPDIVDNVRFDLIHHHSYLGSGLDKAFEIYNLIEPLANFISQAEYGITPEEKVKIGVNIVGKLLRKLIHDVTYYRDEEDRNKKNAKGNTAIKNAYHISYIHSRSIARSEDPKQHSSQSASKLTELGAESIDCDSLKPFSVCKDDAKRNLLESFPFTKLGNTDKKIGKDYKPSGDTQLCNDVRTDKHICSISNNSDSSEILGDKSSKFYNASILDANRTVKNAFLHNHFISPLKNEERKSNPNLFNIRNVCTDYKISNNNNKEKLNGNIKSDNIENSNNIENSNNAENSNHVENSNNIDSHLENNYTIKIGENKSQNVDKNRTIEPNINTNKKDNFEIQDTNNANIFPNKNSTNSNRNIMNTPHRKNYNIGTSNNNNYAINNSIYKLGSNYMNSEDTDASNYINNYSYNNYTKDELPNKFLNKKEAVVINSSDLWAHQNKYRKENNEKQKIKKIKNQKEVEPIEKRRDIVNGNTSADANSDLILDKYGSEFNKYEGNNTTFENVKENFRKSATNNSNKKLYTKESNIKASNSEIDKETCGNVEQIENENRDKCISKQDIKNSNNQSLQNNILVKENNNKLDEKSINESEKEGKKCTYYKEVDKKIEIKVEKKDETNNVAKNQEQEIEKNEQLEDVEQDEHDEGEVHDDGEDIIRLKETDARRLGIRSPWRMVRSRYYVTSASHMMSLLNILIHSKNADNSISQNIIDNDSIKSIGDVTDLHYLSHLVFRVWERKHLKRNDSNRFRIEILFSSGAKDGFGQNYELLEKDAKAQQQKYERHINKYLDENKRELKNESKQNDLSGSKGDENILTKSSSKNRENQNINKSSIIEEDDNNNNNKISEHLSNVTELKKNGKSEQLTSNMLEKEGNKKYIFDSIPNILNHSLNRPLINYKEEQESQSSVNTTIPNPIENNVIGNINTNLDSKNQKIFTPTTKKISESGKSLTSKDAYISNTKETLEKKIYSFSNNWKNKETILNSLKEFRFENNQKINSEFYRKELSYSFEQFREKINTYNKSRKYMVRSISSNLRKNIYNNKDILKLNFEKKEKEDITKDNLLTYENECVQIRSTENIRKSYRSFSYRSNASLHTDLKDIDTNINSKIKTNINNMNSIVPNENKSKINFENDFENNKDDEEKKNIFSHVFQHFNEKKKNSTCNLKFFYKTYMPDYEKIIENDKKSETFDVPPYCELAPLIVLTKNCQLSTFENILTQIVNKYSKTSKNKDKLKSQKNDKT; the protein is encoded by the coding sequence ATGACGCCACGAAAACATGGTGGATCATTGGATGAAGATAAACTTTTTGAAAATGTATCAAAAGATGATTgtgaaattataaaaaagttCACTTTGGGTGTATGCGCTATGGAAAGTAAAGTAGAAAGTGCACCTATGGAATGTATATTAAAACGGCTAGCTAAAAGTGGagattttaatataataaaatttaaagaaGATGTTATATTAAATCAAGATATAGATTGTTGGCCAATTGTAGATTGTTTAATAgcattttattcatatggGTTTCCATTAAAAAAAGCCATCGAATatgtgaaaaaatataatcctataacattaaataatttagaaaaacAATTAATATTAAGATCGAGATTACAAGTATATGAagagttaaaaaaatggaaagtTCCACATGCGAATTATGTGGTTGTTGATCATGATACAGTAAAAAGAGGAGAGCACATTTTTGAAGAATATTATgattatattgtttatgataatataagaTTAAATAAACCATTTATAGAAAAACCAATAAATGCAGataatcataataattGGATTTATTATCCTAAAAACACAGGAGGAGgatgtaaaaaattatttcgaaaaataaaagatcGAAGTAGCGAATATTGTCCTGATATACATCAAGTTCGAACTAAtggtacatatatatatgaagaaTTTTTATCTACATTTGGAACCGATATAAAAGTTTATACAGTTGGTCAAATGTTTGCACATGCAGAAGCACGAAAATCGCCTGCATTAGATGGAAAAGTATGTAGAACATCTGAAGGAAAAGAAGTTAGATATGCTGTTATATTATCTGAAgcagaaaaaataattgcgTATAGAATTGTTGAAGCATTTCAACAAACAGTTTGTGGATTTGATATTTTAAGAACAGCCAATGGTCCATTTGTATGTGATGTAAATGGATGGTCTTTTGTTaaaggaaatataaaatattataatgattGCGCACATATATTAAGAGCTATGTTTTTAGCAAAATtagaagaaaaatataatataataccACGAGATTTAGCTGATAATTGGTATAGTattgaaaatgaagaagaaGTTTTAAGAAAAACTTTTAGGCAACCTGATGATTTGCATTGTTCACATCATGAAGAATTATGTTCTGTGATTATTGTTATGAGGCATGGAGATAGAAAaccaaaacaaaaaatgaaatttataacaaataaaactttatttttagaatattttaataatgatgataGTTTATATAACTTAATTGATAATAAAGTTACACATGATGGTTCGACAGGGATTAGTACAACTGGTAGTGGTATTGCATCTAACAGTTTAAGTAGCACAatacatttaaataattcttCTACTCCTTACAATTATGATatgttaaataaaaacgGTTCTAATTGTGcaaatttaaataagacatatttagaaaaaaatatatcttataattatatagaaaaacAAGAAGAAtccataaaaaaacaaaatattaatttatctaTTTCTATTGATCATACTTCAACAGCCATAAAAAGTAATTCTCaaaatgatgaagaaagaaaatgtaatttacaaaaaagttatacaaaaaaacaaataaaattcaaatCCCCAGAAGAATTACAAGATCTTTTCctaagaaataatataatattaaatgaaattgaaaaagaatacaaacatataaaagatgaaataattaatattcaTAACAATTATAATGAGCATGCTGATCAAATTAGGGATGATAATGATTTGGCCGAATTAGAAGCAAAACGTACAGAATATGAAGTTATGATTGAAAATCATAaaacattatataaaattttagaaAGGGGAGATGGGTTTACTGGaataaatagaaaaatcCAACTAAAACCAATCGACTTTGAAgttataaatgataaaattatagtaacaaaaatattattagtagCAAAATGGGGTGGAGAATTAACCAGAATGGGAAGGAGACAATCCGAAAATTTAGGAAAAAGATTTCGAGCAACTTTATATCCAGGCGATTCAGATGGTCTATTAAGATTACATTCAACTTTTAGACatgattttaaaatatttacatcAGACGAAGGTAGATGTCAAATAACATCTGCTGCTTTTACAAAAGGATTTCTTGACTTAGATGGCGAATTAACACCTATATTAGTAGCTATGGTTATAAGAAATTCAAAAGCACATAGCTTATTAGATGATAATAGTCCAAGCATAGAAAGAACGAACTGTAAAAGTTATATTgacaatattttaaatgaaaacaaaGATATTGATGatgaattattaaaaaaattaacatgTGGGAAATATTCCAGAGGATTTAGAGAATCTTTAAAAAAGATATCAAACTTTTATGAACTTATGGAAAGAATTAGAAAAACtatttatgaatttttaaaaagctTAAATCAAGAAGTGCAGAAATggttaaatttatttccttaTGATCAATATGCATTATATGTCATTGATATTTTACATGAAATACAAGTTAGATGGAAATCGTTAACAAAAATGtggtataaaaaaaatataaataaatatgatactTCTAAAATTCCAGATATTGTAGATAATGTTCGATTTGATTTGATACATCATCATTCTTATTTAGGGAGTGGGCTTGATAAAGcttttgaaatatataatttaatcgAACCTTTAGCAAATTTTATATCACAAGCAGAATATGGCATTACACCTGAAGAAAAGGTTAAAATCGGAGTTAATATTGTTGGGAAATTACTTCGAAAACTTATACATGATGTAACTTATTATAGAGATGAAGAAGacagaaataaaaaaaatgcaaaagGAAATACTGCTATCAAAAATGCGTACCATATATCTTATATTCATTCTCGTTCCATTGCTCGTAGTGAAGATCCTAAACAACATTCTTCACAATCAGCTTCCAAATTAACAGAACTTGGCGCAGAATCGATTGACTGCGATTCACTAAAACCATTTAGTGTTTGCAAGGACGATGCAAAAAGAAATTTATTAGAAAGTTTTCCATTTACCAAATTAGGTAATACTGATAAGAAAATTGGAAAGGATTATAAACCAAGTGGGGATACACAATTATGCAATGATGTTCGAACAGATAAACACATATGTTCGATTAGTAACAATTCAGATTCTTCTGAAATATTGGGTGATAAAAgttcaaaattttataatgcATCTATTTTAGATGCAAACAGAACTGTCAAGAATGCCTTTTTACataatcattttatttCGCCTCTAAAAAATGAGGAAAGGAAATCGAATCCAAACTTATTCAATATTAGAAATGTATGCACCGATTACAAAataagtaataataataataaagaaaaattaaatggaaatataaaatcagataatattgaaaatagtaataatattgaaaatagtaataatgcTGAAAATAGTAATCATGTtgaaaatagtaataatattgatagCCATCTGGAAAATAATTACACAATAAAAATCGGAGAAAATAAATCACAAAATGTTGATAAAAACAGAACTATCGAACcgaatataaatacaaacaAAAAGGATAACTTTGAAATCCAGGATACAAATAACGCAAATATATTCCcgaataaaaattcaacTAATAGTAATAGAAACATTATGAACACGCCACatcgaaaaaattataatattggtacatctaataataataattatgcaattaataattctatttataaattgggctctaattatatgaatagtGAAGATACAGATGCAagtaattatataaataactattcatataataattacaCTAAAGATGAACTTcctaataaatttttaaataaaaaagaagcAGTTGTTATAAATTCTTCTGATTTATGGGCtcatcaaaataaatacagaaaagaaaataatgaaaaacaaaaaattaaaaaaatcaaaaatcAAAAAGAAGTAGAACCCATTGAAAAACGTAGGGATATTGTTAATGGAAATACAAGTGCAGATGCAAATTCCGATTTAATTTTAGACAAATATGGATCtgaatttaataaatatgaaggTAACAATACAACATTTGAGAAtgtaaaagaaaattttagaaaaagtGCAACGAATAAttctaataaaaaattatacacaAAAGAATCAAATATTAAGGCATCAAATTCCGAGATTGACAAGGAAACATGTGGAAATGTCGAACaaattgaaaatgaaaatcgCGACAAGTGTATATCAAAGCAAGACATCAAAAATTCGAATAATCAAtctttacaaaataatatacttgtaaaagaaaataacaataaacTAGATGAAAAAAGTATTAATGAATCTGAAAAAGAAGGAAAGAAATGTACATATTATAAAGAAGtggataaaaaaatagaaataaaagtagaaaaaaaagatgaaacAAATAATGTAGCAAAAAATCAAGAACAAgaaatcgaaaaaaatgaacaattAGAAGATGTAGAACAAGATGAACATGATGAAGGTGAAGTACATGACGATGGAGAAGATATAATACGATTAAAAGAAACAGATGCAAGAAGGTTAGGAATTAGATCCCCTTGGAGAATGGTTAGATCCAGATATTATGTTACATCTGCATCTCATATGATGTCTTtactaaatatattaatacattCAAAAAATGCAGATAATTCAATAAGTCAGAATATTATTGATAATGATTCTATAAAAAGTATAGGAGATGTTACAGATTTGCATTATTTGTCACATCTCGTTTTCAGAGTTTGGGAAAGAAAACATCTAAAAAGAAACGATAGTAATCGATTCCGTAtagaaattttatttagttCAGGTGCCAAAGATGGATTCGGACAAAATTATGAACTTTTAGAAAAAGATGCAAAAGCACAAcaacaaaaatatgaaagacatattaacaaatatttagatgaaaataaaagagagttaaaaaatgaaagcaAACAAAATGATTTATCTGGGTCAAAAGgtgatgaaaatatactTACTAAATCAAGTAGCAAAAATAGagaaaatcaaaatattaacaaatcTTCTATTATTGAAGaagatgataataataataataataaaatatcagAACACTTAAGTAATGTTACAgaattaaagaaaaatggaaaaagtGAGCAACTCACATCTAATATGCTCGAAAAAGAaggaaacaaaaaatatatatttgattcGATTCCAAATATATTGAATCATTCATTAAACAGGCCTCTAATCAATTATAAAGAAGAACAAGAAAGTCAAAGCAGTGTTAATACAACTATTCCAAATccaattgaaaataatgttatAGGGAATATTAACACGAATCTCGATTCAAAGaatcaaaaaattttcacacctacaacaaaaaaaattagtgAATCTGGAAAATCATTAACATCTAAAGATGCATATATCAGTAATACGAAAGAAacattagaaaaaaaaatatattctttttcgaataattggaaaaataaagaaacaatattaaattCTTTGAAAGAATTTAGATTCgaaaataatcaaaaaataaatagcgAATTTTATAGAAAAGAATTATCATACTCATTTGAACAATTtagagaaaaaattaatacatataataagtctagaaaatatatggtTAGATCTATTAGCTCtaatttaagaaaaaatatatataataataaagatatattaaaattaaattttgaaaaaaaagaaaaagaagataTCACAAAAGACAACTTATTAACATATGAAAACGAATGTGTCCAAATAAGATCCACTGaaaatattagaaaatCTTATAGAAGTTTTTCATATCGAAGCAATGCATCTTTACATACAGATTTAAAAGATATAGACACTAATATtaatagtaaaataaaaacaaatataaataatatgaatagcATAGTACCTAacgaaaataaaagtaaaataaattttgaaaatgattttgagaataataaagatgacgaggaaaaaaaaaatattttttctcatGTTTTTCAGcattttaatgaaaaaaaaaaaaattcaacttgcaatttaaaatttttttataaaacttATATGCCAGATTATGAAAAGAttatagaaaatgataaaaaatctGAAACATTTGATGTACCTCCATATTGTGAATTAGCTCCATTAATtgttttaacaaaaaattgtcAGTTATCTacatttgaaaatatattaacacaAATTGTAAACAAATACTCTAAGACAAGTAAAAATAAGGACAAATTAAAATCTCAGAAAAATGACAAAACATAG
- a CDS encoding endonuclease/exonuclease/phosphatase family protein, putative, with product MEKLHIVSWNVNGWKKSCEIIKKNGMSIESFLEKLDIDILCLQETKTNDGVIEYEPNVLNAHSDKYETYWNCCIKKENSNKVNKGYSGLSIFVNKKIQTICSSRNPFKNFFFSIKDISKYSFFVGKKYQIDKSAISFYLPNDTKYISNLNELENNVNNFFGEGRLLITVHKQFIIVNTYIPYSGYRYEKLDYKMMFLHMLRAKLIQLRISTGLPIILLGDLNISFRNLDVHFLSNYINLHDLLIKIDSFDLKENIKNKIRNALPIIIKTLENTENFIIKKQKNTQNIESYHLFLNFNGNVKKIGSNFTSPEEIYFLFSLDPFYVDDKYSHFPKEYYFYLDNDVSELNAQTKTREPNMSNITSNDNENNWEMNLNIHIEENNIVWDKNFKQNYTVFLSNAEKMHKNREQNKFYKIPNLENKLENEAHINSNDNNLRNKILNSKKILCKYEFKHCTINDKYIVKKKNGIYLKYINEIFLSLNIILSKENLINIANNIGYTSPECCNDFVNTLICEDNMIDIFSYLYPDMNGKFTCWDTYKQNRITNKGSRIDYIFVDRILFEMFIKKYNHLYDSPIILTKDLKELLKQVKTEKDVTLNIYNDKTGKKKIQSINYANALNQLSNTDILNSITFNGLYANYFNKIKRKKKQIKSGKNINNDFIYDEDNNDKELFEFQFKLISYIGFIYTFPKLSDHIAVNCTLSFETENKQENKQNFQICCSYYGIFLIKICTSVYQYITYLPLFLTSPQLFSLSSSKLLNCVHKYNKNCYNIIETQPHKRTKKITQYFQIQKKKT from the coding sequence ATGGAGAAATTACATATTGTGAGTTGGAATGTAAATGGCTGGAAGAAAAGTtgtgaaataataaaaaaaaatggaatgaGTATAGAAAGTTTTTTAGAAAAGTTagatatagatatattatgtttaCAAGAAACAAAAACTAATGATGGGGTTATTGAATATGAACCAAATGTGTTAAATGCACATTCAGATAAATATGAAACATATTGGAATTGCtgtataaaaaaggaaaatagtaataaagTAAATAAAGGGTATTCAGGACTAtctatttttgtaaataaaaaaatacaaacaaTTTGTTCATCACGCAATCCTTTtaagaatttttttttttctataaaagatatatcaaaatattcattttttgtgggaaaaaaatatcaaatagACAAATCAGCTATTTCATTTTACTTACCAAATGAtactaaatatattagcaatttaaatgaacttgaaaataatgtgaataatttttttggaGAAGGAAGATTATTAATAACTGTTcataaacaatttattattgttaataCTTATATTCCATATTCAGGTTATagatatgaaaaattagaTTACAAAATGATGTTTTTGCATATGTTAAGAGCAAAGTTAATTCAGCTTAGAATAAGTACAGGTTTACCTATAATACTCCTTGGTGATTTGAATATATCATTTCGAAATTTGGATGTACATTTTCTTAgcaattatataaatttacatgacttgttaataaaaattgataGTTTTGacttaaaagaaaatataaaaaataaaattcgTAATGCTTTACCTATTATCATAAAAACTTTGGAAAATAcagaaaattttattataaaaaaacaaaaaaatacacaaaaCATTGAAtcatatcatttatttttaaattttaatggTAATGTTAAAAAGATAGGCTCAAATTTCACATCGCCTGAAgaaatttatttccttttttctTTAGACCCATTTTATGTGGATGATAAATATAGTCATTTTCCAAaggaatattatttttatttagatAACGATGTTAGTGAATTGAATGCTCAAACAAAAACTAGAGAGCCAAACATGTCAAATATCACGAGtaatgataatgaaaataattggGAAATGAATTTGAATATTCAtattgaagaaaataatattgtgTGGGATAAAAATTTCAAACAAAATTACACCGTCTTTTTGTCGAATGCTgaaaaaatgcataaaaatcgtgaacaaaataaattttacaaaatacCCAATCTTGAAAATAAGTTGGAGAATGAGGCACATATAAACagtaatgataataatctaagaaataaaattttgaatagcaaaaaaatattgtgtaaatatgaatttaaACATTGCACCattaatgataaatatattgttaaaaaaaaaaatggaatttatttaaaatacataaatgaaatatttttatctttaaatattattctttcaaaagaaaatttaataaatatcgCAAATAATATTGGCTATACATCCCCAGAATGTTGTAATGATTTTGTAAATACATTAATTTGTGAAGACAATAtgattgatatattttcttatttatatccAGACATGAATGGAAAGTTTACATGTTGGGATacatataaacaaaatagaATAACAAATAAAGGATCTAGAattgattatatatttgttgacagaattttatttgaaatgtttataaaaaaatataaccaTTTATATGATTCTCCAATAATTTTAACTAAAGACTTAAAGgaattattaaaacaaGTAAAAACAGAAAAAGATGTTACTTTAAACATctataatgataaaactggaaaaaaaaaaattcaaagtATAAATTATGCTAATGCATTAAACCAATTGAGTAATACTGATATATTGAATTCTATCACTTTTAACGGGTTATATGctaattattttaacaaaattaaaaggaaaaaaaaacaaataaaatcaggaaaaaatattaataatgattttatatatgatgaagataataatgataaagaaCTTTTTGAATTTCAATTTAAACTTATAAGTTATATtggatttatttatacattcCCTAAACTAAGTGATCATATAGCAGTTAATTGTACTCTTTCTTTTGAAACTGAAAATAAAcaagaaaataaacaaaatttcCAAATATGTTGTTCATATTATGGTATATTTCTTATCAAAATATGTACATCAGTTTATCAATACATTACATATTTACCATTGTTTTTAACATCGCCACaacttttttctttatcttCTTCTAAATTGTTAAATTGTGTTCAtaagtataataaaaattgttacaATATTATTGAAACACAACCACAtaaaagaacaaaaaaaattacacaatattttcaaattcaaaaaaaaaaaacataa
- a CDS encoding autophagy protein 5, putative, whose translation MKEYNKILFLEKPDIDQINNNIENSKLVLCICISDNESISLIPPSYYYVHAHRYMYLSNIIPKCLEYFKSFILPFYGNTFGVYFECTGKSGKKKKKKKINSNDNIFNDDSNINKSDDINNFDDYISEEKIILDWRLPIGVLFDIYCDIDDDDDYFINRQVKTNKNWKFCSNNELFYEHVNILKVQTDQINDTNNFKEDKSNDVNVTESSLNKNLGEFSTNLNSKGDENNDNTTTNISNNNQKDDDKCNRNDLDNINDEASYNAFIKKKNIINKKKQDIIDYKSDKKLDEFKEKNSKDENLKTYSHELFKSLLEFDKENNNNTKECVNPQNDNYKYYNLIRRNEINNDWYEKKFKQISYKNIPWKLILNFKGKEEYYAHMKNQENFNNISNGKCNSCVPLYRGVKDFENYIINELKKSNYILNKNNRLLHTLPRKTEEQLLQNLTNFNIKKICPLYRECIDYNMIIFLENFYSEYIKPWEMGNSEKSKFSDKLDNKEYEKGVNKIYNTEKIIKEVPIIIHIYGPPYNKIQTKFPLFKITYSKYNENSIEEIVAYTLGDLLHVNFPTFFRKIKKKEKISPKNREKNDGSVNNVNLKKEFSENQEINSDDKEHIDNIPLKGQNVFYHIEDEYIIFCPYMLIIINGIQIPLKSPLYWLFSNFSHFDNFLHIILRITSY comes from the coding sequence atgaaggaatataataaaatattatttttagaaaaacCAGATATcgatcaaataaataataatatagagAATAGCAAATTAGtattatgcatatgtaTCAGTGATAATGAATCGATATCCTTAATACCACCatcttattattatgtacATGCTCATAggtatatgtatttatcTAATATAATCCCCAAATGTttagaatattttaaatcgTTTATTTTGCCTTTTTATGGTAATACATTTGGAGTATATTTTGAATGCACAGGGAAAAgtgggaaaaaaaaaaaaaaaaaaaaaataaatagtaacgataatatatttaatgatGATTcgaatataaacaaaagtgatgatataaataattttgatgattatataagtgaagaaaaaataatacttgATTGGAGATTACCTATAGGAGTATtgtttgatatatattgtgATATCGACGATGATGACgactattttattaacaggcaggtaaaaacaaataaaaattggaaattttgttcaaataatgaattattttatgaacatgtaaatattttaaaagtaCAAACAGatcaaataaatgatactaataattttaaagaaGATAAATCAAATGATGTAAATGTGACAGAAAGttctttaaataaaaatttaggAGAATTTTCTACAAACCTTAATTCAAAAGGggatgaaaataatgataataccACAACAAATATTTCTAATAATAACCAAAAGGATGATGATAAATGTAACCGAAATGATCTGGACAATATTAACGACGAAGCTAGCTATAATgcattcataaaaaaaaaaaatataataaataaaaaaaaacaagatATTATCGATTATAAAtctgataaaaaattagatgaatttaaagaaaagaattctaaagatgaaaatttaaaaacatattcTCATGAATTATTCAAATCTTTATTAGAATttgataaagaaaataataacaatacaAAAGAATGTGTAAATCCCcaaaatgataattataaatattataatttaattagaAGGAATGAGATAAACAATGATTggtatgaaaaaaaattcaaacaaatatcatataaaaatattcccTGGAAATTAATACTAAATTTTAAAGGAAAAGAAGAATATTATGCACACATGAAAAACcaagaaaattttaataacatAAGCAATGGTAAATGTAACAGTTGCGTACCTTTATATAGAGGAGTTAAagattttgaaaattatataataaacgaattaaaaaaatcaaattatattttaaacaaaaataatagacTATTGCACACATTGCCAAGAAAAACCGAAGAACAacttttacaaaatttaactaattttaacataaaaaaaatatgtccTTTGTATAGAGAATGTATCGATTAtaatatgataatttttttagagaatttttattcagAATATATTAAGCCATGGGAAATGGGGAATTCAGAAAAAAGTAAGTTTTCTGATAAGTTGGATAACAAAGAATACGAAAAAGGAgtgaataaaatttataatactgaaaaaataattaaagaAGTTCCAATtattatacacatatatggCCCaccatataataaaatacaaacaaaattcccattgtttaaaattacatattctaaatataatgaaaatagtaTCGAAGAAATTGTAGCGTATACTTTAGGTGATTTACTGCATGTGAATTTTCCCactttttttagaaaaattaaaaaaaaagaaaaaattagcCCAAAAAATCgcgaaaaaaatgatggcAGTGTGAATAAtgtaaatttaaaaaaggaatTCTCTGAAAATCAAGAAATAAATTCAGATGATAAAGAACATATAGACAACATCCCTTTAAAAGGACAAAATGTTTTTTACCATATTGAggatgaatatattattttttgtccTTACATGctcataataattaatgGGATACAAATTCCATTAAAATCTCCTTTATATTGgcttttttcaaatttttcacatttcgataattttcttcatattATCCTACGCATCACTTCCTATTAA